From a single Nymphaea colorata isolate Beijing-Zhang1983 chromosome 4, ASM883128v2, whole genome shotgun sequence genomic region:
- the LOC116252574 gene encoding pentatricopeptide repeat-containing protein At2g02980, chloroplastic-like: MALSLYSKMLRDGMFPDKYTYPFLFKACGSLARNGLVLGKSLHCHVLELGYALDLLITCYAANDCWEEGLLAFNFLRDDCMKSNSATLVCVMGCCAQLGALDQARCLHSVLEKLSIKFDVFVGNSLIDLYAKCGRIDYARQAFDEMPKRDSF; encoded by the exons ATGGCACTCTCTCTTTATTCCAAAATGCTTCGTGATGGCATGTTTCCTGATAAATACACATACCCGTTTCTCTTCAAGGCTTGTGGATCTCTAGCTAGGAATGGTCTGGTGCTAGGGAAATCACTCCATTGTCATGTTTTGGAACTTGGGTATGCGTTGGATCT CCTGATCACCTGCTACGCTGCTAATGATTGTTGGGAAGAGGGGTTATTGGCGTTCAACTTTTTGAGGGATGATTGTATGAAGTCAAATTCAGCGACATTGGTTTGCGTCATGGGCTGTTGTGCTCAGCTGGGTGCGTTGGACCAGGCACGATGTTTGCACTCGGTTTTGGAGAAATTGAGCATCAAATTTGATGTCTTTGTTGGCAATTCTCTTATTGATTTGTATGCGAAATGTGGGAGGATAGACTATGCTCGTCAAGCCTTTGATGAAATGCCCAAGCGAGACTCATTCTGA
- the LOC116252619 gene encoding ACT domain-containing protein ACR11 encodes MAGAFGVEMACCGFVVFGDLCSRRAAFSIGKIDRCVAPMRAGDCFFLRTSRSNRRSIDIAAKFSEASSTAALEGGGSGDIGTVPTPKVIIDQDSDPNATIVEITFGDRLGALLDTMHALKNLGLNVVKANVFLDSSGKHNMFAITKADTGRKVEDPELLEAIRLTIINNLLEYHPESSAQLAMGAAFGVVPPQEKVDLDIATHIHVQEDGPNRSLLFVETADRPGLLVEIVKIITDVNVAFESGEFDTEGLHAKAKFHVSYQGKAISKPLQLVLANSLRYFLRRPSTEEASF; translated from the exons ATGGCTGGCGCTTTTGGTGTCGAGATGGCCTGCTGCGGGTTCGTTGTCTTCGGAGATCTCTGCTCCCGCCGGGCAGCTTTTTCTATTGGCAAGATCGATCGTTGCGTGGCTCCCATGCGTGCTGGCGATTGTTTTTTTCTCCGTACGTCCCGTTCTAACAGAAG ATCTATAGATATAGCCGCCAAATTTTCAGAAGCTTCATCTACAGCAGCTTTGGAG GGGGGAGGTTCTGGGGACATTGGAACAGTTCCTACACCGAAGGTTATAATAGATCAGGATTCTGATCCTAATGCAACCATAGTGGAGATAACTTTTGGCGATCGATTGGGGGCTCTCCTTGATACA ATGCATGCACTTAAGAATCTAGGACTTAATGTTGTTAAGGCAAATGTTTTCCTGGATTCTTCTGGCAAACACAACATGTTTGCAATTACTAAGGC GGATACCGGAAGAAAAGTTGAAGACCCTGAATTGCTTGAAGCAATACGATTGACTATTATCAACAATTTGCTAGAATATCATCCG GAATCCAGTGCCCAATTGGCAATGGGAGCAGCTTTTGGAGTGGTGCCACCACAGGAAAAG GTTGACCTTGATATTGCTACTCACATACATGTTCAGGAAGATGGCCCCAATAGAAG TTTGCTTTTTGTTGAAACTGCAGACCGACCTGGGCTGTTGGTAGAAATTGTTAAGATTATCACGGATGTTAATGTTGCATTTGAGTCAGGCGAGTTTGATACAGAG GGACTTCATGCGAAAGCAAAATTTCATGTCAGCTATCAGGGTAAAGCCATCTCCAAGCCCCTGCAACTG GTGTTGGCTAATAGTTTAAGGTACTTCTTGAGGCGGCCATCAACAGAGGAAGCAAGCTTTTAG
- the LOC116252620 gene encoding uncharacterized protein LOC116252620 yields the protein MNRGLFSLEDSQLQRGISCGNSQAAKSKDSVDRRLKTAAGSRDSVNRRLKTAAISVFCLLNGRKQKLAGVIAETSSSGLVSAVVRLMLVGGQHCYSILLSWVCCGGLANWEDDWWRL from the exons atgaATAGGGGACTTTTCTCTCTCGAAGACTCACAGCTGCAACGTGGTATCTCTTGCGGCAACAGTCAA GCAGCAAAAAGCAAAGATTCCGTCGATAGGAGACTGAAAACAGCAGCAGGAAGCAGAGATTCTGTCAATAGGAGACTGAAAACAGCAGCAATTTCAGTTTTCTGTCTCCTAAATGGCAGAAAGCAGAAACTAGCAGGTGTAATCGCAGAAACTAGCAGTTCTGGATTAGTTTCTGCTGTCGTGAGGCTTATGTTAGTAGGTGGACAACATTGTTACAGCATTCTTCTGTCGTGGGTCTGCTGTGGAG gacttgcaaactgggaagacgattggtggaggctatga